The proteins below come from a single Oncorhynchus tshawytscha isolate Ot180627B linkage group LG22, Otsh_v2.0, whole genome shotgun sequence genomic window:
- the LOC112221436 gene encoding LOW QUALITY PROTEIN: class II histocompatibility antigen, M beta 1 chain-like (The sequence of the model RefSeq protein was modified relative to this genomic sequence to represent the inferred CDS: inserted 1 base in 1 codon), protein MKSIQEQFKVRLGTCTSVWRKWSSLLQHRFNSTTVHPRVRLISKESTDTAGAKITCLAFGFYPRHINLTLLRDGQPVAEHELKGGQLLPXGDWTYQLRKSLTITVQELRERPDYTCTANHISMDNKLYVSWVPDTGPDSASIIPVVLVMAVVLILIGILVWHVEVETHRRSYIFWTYILCCQSY, encoded by the exons ATGAAGAGTATTCAAGAACAGTTCAAGGTGCGTCTTGGGACGTGTACCTCAGTATGGAGGAAGTGGTCGTCCCTCTTACAGCACCGCTTTAACTCCACAACAG TGCATCCTAGAGTAAGACTCATTTCAAAAGAAAGCACAGATACTGCAGGGGCCAAGATCACCTGCCTGGCCTTTGGTTTCTACCCCCGCCACATCAACCTCACCCTGCTGAGAGACGGCCAACCTGTGGCAGAGCATGAGCTCAAAGGGGGGCAATTGCTAC AAGGAGATTGGACGTACCAGCTGAGAAAGAGTCTGACAATCACTGTccaggagctgagagagagacccGACTACACCTGCACTGCCAATCACATCAGTATGGACAACAAGCTGTATGTCAGTTGGG TTCCCGATACTGGCCCAGATAGCGCCTCCATCATTCCAGTAGTCCTGGTAATGGCAGTCGTGTTAATTCTGATTGGGATCCTTGTTTGGCATGTGGAAGTGGAAACACACAG GCGTTCCTACATTTTCTGGACATATATACTCTGCTGCCAAAGTTACTG a